The following proteins come from a genomic window of Rattus norvegicus strain BN/NHsdMcwi chromosome 8, GRCr8, whole genome shotgun sequence:
- the Ccr8 gene encoding C-C chemokine receptor type 8: MDYTLEPNVTMTDYYPDFFTTPCDTELLLRGGTLYLAVLYCILFVLGLLGNSLVILVLVACKKLRSITDVYLLNLAASDLLFVLSIPFQTHNLLDQWVFGTVMCKVVSGLYYIGFFSSMLFITLMSVDRYLAVVHPVHAIKVRTARVGTALSLAVWLAAIAATVPLMVFYQVSSEDGMLQCFQLYDEQSLRWKLFTHFEVNALGLLLPFAILLFCYVRILQQLRGCLNHNRTRAIKLVLTIVVVSLLFWVPFNVVLFLTSLHDMHILEGCATRQRLALATHVTEVISFMHCCVNPVIYAFIGEKFKKHLVDVFQKSCSHIFLYVGRQMPVGALERQLSSNQRSSHSSTLDYIL, encoded by the coding sequence ATGGATTACACGTTGGAGCCCAATGTCACGATGACTGACTACTACCCTGACTTCTTCACCACCCCCTGTGACACAGAGCTCCTCCTCAGGGGTGGCACGTTGTATCTGGCCGTCTTATACTGCATCTTGTTTGTGCTGGGCCTTCTGGGAAACAGCCTGGTCATCTTGGTCCTTGTGGCCTGCAAGAAACTGAGGAGTATCACGGACGTCTACCTCCTGAACCTGGCCGCTTCTGACCTGCTCTTCGTCCTCTCCATTCCCTTTCAGACCCACAACCTGCTGGACCAGTGGGTGTTTGGGACCGTGATGTGTAAGGTGGTCTCTGGCCTCTACTACATTGGCTTCTTCAGCAGCATGCTCTTCATCACCCTCATGAGTGTGGACAGGTACCTGGCTGTCGTCCACCCTGTCCATGCCATCAAAGTGAGGACGGCCAGAGTGGGCACAGCCCTGAGCCTGGCAGTGTGGCTGGCTGCCATCGCGGCCACCGTCCCACTGATGGTTTTTTACCAGGTGTCCTCTGAAGACGGCATGCTACAGTGCTTCCAACTTTACGACGAGCAGTCTCTGAGGTGGAAGCTCTTCACCCACTTTGAAGTCAACGCCTTGGGTCTGCTGCTCCCCTTTGCCATCCTCCTGTTCTGCTACGTCAGGATCCTGCAGCAGCTGCGGGGTTGCCTGAACCACAACAGGACCAGAGCCATCAAACTGGTGCTCACCATAGTCGTCGTGTCTTTACTCTTCTGGGTCCCATTCAACGTGGTCCTCTTCCTCACGTCCCTGCACGACATGCACATCTTGGAGGGATGTGCCACCAGGCAGAGGCTGGCCCTGGCCACCCACGTCACGGAGGTCATCTCTTTCATGCATTGCTGCGTGAACCCTGTCATCTATGCTTTCATCGGAGAGAAGTTCAAGAAGCACCTCGTGGATGTGTTTCAAAAGAGCTGCAGCCACATCTTCCTCTACGTCGGGAGACAGATGCCAGTGGGGGCGTTGGAAAGGCAACTGTCCTCGAACCAGCGATCTTCCCACTCTTCCACACTGGACTACATCTTGTAA